One stretch of Pomacea canaliculata isolate SZHN2017 linkage group LG1, ASM307304v1, whole genome shotgun sequence DNA includes these proteins:
- the LOC112573302 gene encoding A-agglutinin anchorage subunit-like isoform X1 yields the protein MTPSLSSDFDVGETTFSMTPFLKVILLLWRLVVLLPRHQASLMVRTLLSLVSCHQQALLMALSPYCPSAILLLSSSSASDTDYDSTTTTTTTTDVTSSPSSTYDSTTTTTTNIAPSPSSYTYDNTNTASITPSPSSSVHDSTTTTTTATDIAPTPSGSVYDSTTTTTTTTDITPSQSSSAYDSTTTTTTTTTTDITPSPSSSTYDSTTTTTTDIIPSQSSSAYDSTTTTTATTDITPSPSSSTYDSTTTTTTDIAPTPTSSVYDSTTPAATTPSSSMTADMTTSGPATPSSSSQSTVTSAVTSTSPSTSPPSYQYPTQAPDLEGALFIFTFSIEGNPANFSLIWITNLKEKIGDIFRKNVVGFDEVRIQGNLYERKRRHARSSEGINIEAKFKAKDLYKVDKNVLQENLKTAMQNSENIFKNYSYNLDINQEQIASFAALTSDVCNSQKTKGLCGVEYTCSGGVCQHLCEDTYCGGHGQCYVHVFDNKVSTKCQCTSQNPFNYEGVACERAVMKEQYVAAIAVSVFGVLLLVLVVVVVCLCRQVNRKSVRSPRDELIPLDQTESWSYKSLPTKHNPVYSNHGYEPHYMAYREIDPAVYDFRALPRDRSRDSYDVRLREADLSSFPHLSSERKFSIKRPQVSSEPANSE from the exons ATGACTCCATCTTTATCGAGTGACTTTGATGTTGGGGAAACAACATTTTCAATGActccatttttaaaagttattctGTTGTTGTGGAGACTGGTAGTCCTGTTACCTCGCCATCAAGCCAGTCTGATGGTCAGGACACTTCTGTCTCTGGTATCCTGCCATCAGCAAGCTCTACTGATGGCCCTGTCGCCATATTGTCCAAGCGCCATATTGCTTCTTAGCTCATCATCTGCAAGTGACACTGATTACGACagcactactactactactaccactactGATGTAACATCGTCACCAAGTTCTACTTACGATAGcactaccactactactacgAATATAGCACCATCACCAAGCAGTTATACTTACGACAACACCAACACTGCCTCTATAACACCGTCACCAAGCAGTTCAGTTCACGACAgcactaccactaccactaccgCTACCGACATAGCACCAACACCAAGCGGTTCAGTTTACGACAgcactaccactaccactaccactaccgATATAACACCATCACAAAGCAGTTCAGCCTATGACAGcactaccactactactaccactactactaccGATATAACACCGTCACCAAGCAGTTCTACTTACGACAgcactaccactaccactaccgATATAATACCATCACAAAGCAGTTCAGCCTATGACAGcactaccactaccactgcCACTACCGATATAACACCGTCACCAAGCAGTTCTACTTACGACAgcactaccactaccactaccgACATAGCACCAACACCAACCAGTTCAGTTTACGACAGCACCACCCCTGCAGCTACAACACCGTCATCAAGCATGACTGCTGACATGACCACCAGCGGCCCAGCTACTCCGTCATCAAGCAGTCAGTCCACAGTGACGTCTGCAGTCACCTCCACGTCACCAAGCACGTCACCACCATCATACCAGTATCCCACGCAGGCCCCTGACCTCG AGGGCGCTCTGTTCATATTTACATTCAGTATTGAAGGTAATCCAGCAAATTTCTCCCTAATCTGGAtaacaaatctgaaagaaaag ATTGGCGATATTTTCAGGAAAAATGTAGTCGGATTTGACGAAGTACGAATACAGGG CAACCTCTACGAGAGAAA ACGGCGCCACGCACGAAGCTCAGAGGGAATAAACATCGAAGCAAAGTTTAAGGCCAAAGACCTTTACAAAGTCGACAAGAATGTCCTCCAGGAGAATCTCAAGACAGCCATGCAGAACTcggaaaacattttcaagaactATAGTTACAACCTCGATATCAACCAAGAACAGATCGCATCGT TCGCAGCCTTGACGAGTGACGTGTGCAACAGCCAGAAAACCAAGGGACTCTGTGGAGTGGAGTACACCTGTAGTGGAGGCGTTTGCCAGCATCTGTGTGAAGACACGTACTGCGGGGGCCACGGCCAGTGCTACGTCCACGTCTTCGACAACAAAGTGTCCACCAAATGCCA GTGCACATCGCAGAACCCGTTCAACTACGAGGGCGTTGCTTGCGAGCGCGCCGTCATGAAGGAGCAGTACGTGGCGGCCATTGCCGTCAGCGTCTTTGGTgtcctgctgctggtgctggtcgtggtggtggtctGCCTGTGTCGACAGGTCAACCGCAAGTCCGTGCGATCACCTCGCGACGAGCTGAT TCCTCTGGACCAGACAGAGTCGTGGTCCTACAAAAGCCTTCCCACAAAGCACAACCCAGTGTACTCTAACCACGGCTACGAG ccTCACTACATGGCCTACAGAGAAATAGACCCTGCAGTGTACGACTTCCGTGCGTTGCCTAgagacaggtcacgtgacagttatGACGTCAGGCTGCGCGAGGCGGATTTGTCGTCATTTCCTCATCTCAGCAGTGAAAGAAAG TTTTCGATAAAGAGACCTCAGGTGTCTTCTGAGCCTGCCAATTCCGAGTGA
- the LOC112573302 gene encoding A-agglutinin anchorage subunit-like isoform X2, translating into MTPSLSSDFDVGETTFSMTPFLKVILLLWRLVVLLPRHQASLMVRTLLSLVSCHQQALLMALSPYCPSAILLLSSSSASDTDYDSTTTTTTTTDVTSSPSSTYDSTTTTTTNIAPSPSSYTYDNTNTASITPSPSSSVHDSTTTTTTATDIAPTPSGSVYDSTTTTTTTTDITPSQSSSAYDSTTTTTTTTTTDITPSPSSSTYDSTTTTTTDITPSPSSSTYDSTTTTTTDIAPTPTSSVYDSTTPAATTPSSSMTADMTTSGPATPSSSSQSTVTSAVTSTSPSTSPPSYQYPTQAPDLEGALFIFTFSIEGNPANFSLIWITNLKEKIGDIFRKNVVGFDEVRIQGNLYERKRRHARSSEGINIEAKFKAKDLYKVDKNVLQENLKTAMQNSENIFKNYSYNLDINQEQIASFAALTSDVCNSQKTKGLCGVEYTCSGGVCQHLCEDTYCGGHGQCYVHVFDNKVSTKCQCTSQNPFNYEGVACERAVMKEQYVAAIAVSVFGVLLLVLVVVVVCLCRQVNRKSVRSPRDELIPLDQTESWSYKSLPTKHNPVYSNHGYEPHYMAYREIDPAVYDFRALPRDRSRDSYDVRLREADLSSFPHLSSERKFSIKRPQVSSEPANSE; encoded by the exons ATGACTCCATCTTTATCGAGTGACTTTGATGTTGGGGAAACAACATTTTCAATGActccatttttaaaagttattctGTTGTTGTGGAGACTGGTAGTCCTGTTACCTCGCCATCAAGCCAGTCTGATGGTCAGGACACTTCTGTCTCTGGTATCCTGCCATCAGCAAGCTCTACTGATGGCCCTGTCGCCATATTGTCCAAGCGCCATATTGCTTCTTAGCTCATCATCTGCAAGTGACACTGATTACGACagcactactactactactaccactactGATGTAACATCGTCACCAAGTTCTACTTACGATAGcactaccactactactacgAATATAGCACCATCACCAAGCAGTTATACTTACGACAACACCAACACTGCCTCTATAACACCGTCACCAAGCAGTTCAGTTCACGACAgcactaccactaccactaccgCTACCGACATAGCACCAACACCAAGCGGTTCAGTTTACGACAgcactaccactaccactaccactaccgATATAACACCATCACAAAGCAGTTCAGCCTATGACAGcactaccactactactaccactactactaccGATATAACACCGTCACCAAGCAGTTCTACTTACGACAgcactaccactaccactaccgAT ATAACACCGTCACCAAGCAGTTCTACTTACGACAgcactaccactaccactaccgACATAGCACCAACACCAACCAGTTCAGTTTACGACAGCACCACCCCTGCAGCTACAACACCGTCATCAAGCATGACTGCTGACATGACCACCAGCGGCCCAGCTACTCCGTCATCAAGCAGTCAGTCCACAGTGACGTCTGCAGTCACCTCCACGTCACCAAGCACGTCACCACCATCATACCAGTATCCCACGCAGGCCCCTGACCTCG AGGGCGCTCTGTTCATATTTACATTCAGTATTGAAGGTAATCCAGCAAATTTCTCCCTAATCTGGAtaacaaatctgaaagaaaag ATTGGCGATATTTTCAGGAAAAATGTAGTCGGATTTGACGAAGTACGAATACAGGG CAACCTCTACGAGAGAAA ACGGCGCCACGCACGAAGCTCAGAGGGAATAAACATCGAAGCAAAGTTTAAGGCCAAAGACCTTTACAAAGTCGACAAGAATGTCCTCCAGGAGAATCTCAAGACAGCCATGCAGAACTcggaaaacattttcaagaactATAGTTACAACCTCGATATCAACCAAGAACAGATCGCATCGT TCGCAGCCTTGACGAGTGACGTGTGCAACAGCCAGAAAACCAAGGGACTCTGTGGAGTGGAGTACACCTGTAGTGGAGGCGTTTGCCAGCATCTGTGTGAAGACACGTACTGCGGGGGCCACGGCCAGTGCTACGTCCACGTCTTCGACAACAAAGTGTCCACCAAATGCCA GTGCACATCGCAGAACCCGTTCAACTACGAGGGCGTTGCTTGCGAGCGCGCCGTCATGAAGGAGCAGTACGTGGCGGCCATTGCCGTCAGCGTCTTTGGTgtcctgctgctggtgctggtcgtggtggtggtctGCCTGTGTCGACAGGTCAACCGCAAGTCCGTGCGATCACCTCGCGACGAGCTGAT TCCTCTGGACCAGACAGAGTCGTGGTCCTACAAAAGCCTTCCCACAAAGCACAACCCAGTGTACTCTAACCACGGCTACGAG ccTCACTACATGGCCTACAGAGAAATAGACCCTGCAGTGTACGACTTCCGTGCGTTGCCTAgagacaggtcacgtgacagttatGACGTCAGGCTGCGCGAGGCGGATTTGTCGTCATTTCCTCATCTCAGCAGTGAAAGAAAG TTTTCGATAAAGAGACCTCAGGTGTCTTCTGAGCCTGCCAATTCCGAGTGA
- the LOC112573302 gene encoding uncharacterized protein LOC112573302 isoform X3 encodes MTPSLSSDFDVGETTFSMTPFLKVILLLWRLVVLLPRHQASLMVRTLLSLVSCHQQALLMALSPYCPSAILLLSSSSASDTDYDSTTTTTTTTDVTSSPSSTYDSTTTTTTNIAPSPSSYTYDNTNTASITPSPSSSVHDSTTTTTTATDIAPTPSGSVYDSTTTTTTTTDITPSQSSSAYDSTTTTTTTTTTDITPSPSSSTYDSTTTTTTTTTTDIAPTPTSSVYDSTTPAATTPSSSMTADMTTSGPATPSSSSQSTVTSAVTSTSPSTSPPSYQYPTQAPDLEGALFIFTFSIEGNPANFSLIWITNLKEKIGDIFRKNVVGFDEVRIQGNLYERKRRHARSSEGINIEAKFKAKDLYKVDKNVLQENLKTAMQNSENIFKNYSYNLDINQEQIASFAALTSDVCNSQKTKGLCGVEYTCSGGVCQHLCEDTYCGGHGQCYVHVFDNKVSTKCQCTSQNPFNYEGVACERAVMKEQYVAAIAVSVFGVLLLVLVVVVVCLCRQVNRKSVRSPRDELIPLDQTESWSYKSLPTKHNPVYSNHGYEPHYMAYREIDPAVYDFRALPRDRSRDSYDVRLREADLSSFPHLSSERKFSIKRPQVSSEPANSE; translated from the exons ATGACTCCATCTTTATCGAGTGACTTTGATGTTGGGGAAACAACATTTTCAATGActccatttttaaaagttattctGTTGTTGTGGAGACTGGTAGTCCTGTTACCTCGCCATCAAGCCAGTCTGATGGTCAGGACACTTCTGTCTCTGGTATCCTGCCATCAGCAAGCTCTACTGATGGCCCTGTCGCCATATTGTCCAAGCGCCATATTGCTTCTTAGCTCATCATCTGCAAGTGACACTGATTACGACagcactactactactactaccactactGATGTAACATCGTCACCAAGTTCTACTTACGATAGcactaccactactactacgAATATAGCACCATCACCAAGCAGTTATACTTACGACAACACCAACACTGCCTCTATAACACCGTCACCAAGCAGTTCAGTTCACGACAgcactaccactaccactaccgCTACCGACATAGCACCAACACCAAGCGGTTCAGTTTACGACAgcactaccactaccactaccactaccgATATAACACCATCACAAAGCAGTTCAGCCTATGACAGcactaccactactactaccactactactaccGATATAACACCGTCACCAAGCAGTTCTACTTACGACAgcactaccactac cactaccactaccactaccgACATAGCACCAACACCAACCAGTTCAGTTTACGACAGCACCACCCCTGCAGCTACAACACCGTCATCAAGCATGACTGCTGACATGACCACCAGCGGCCCAGCTACTCCGTCATCAAGCAGTCAGTCCACAGTGACGTCTGCAGTCACCTCCACGTCACCAAGCACGTCACCACCATCATACCAGTATCCCACGCAGGCCCCTGACCTCG AGGGCGCTCTGTTCATATTTACATTCAGTATTGAAGGTAATCCAGCAAATTTCTCCCTAATCTGGAtaacaaatctgaaagaaaag ATTGGCGATATTTTCAGGAAAAATGTAGTCGGATTTGACGAAGTACGAATACAGGG CAACCTCTACGAGAGAAA ACGGCGCCACGCACGAAGCTCAGAGGGAATAAACATCGAAGCAAAGTTTAAGGCCAAAGACCTTTACAAAGTCGACAAGAATGTCCTCCAGGAGAATCTCAAGACAGCCATGCAGAACTcggaaaacattttcaagaactATAGTTACAACCTCGATATCAACCAAGAACAGATCGCATCGT TCGCAGCCTTGACGAGTGACGTGTGCAACAGCCAGAAAACCAAGGGACTCTGTGGAGTGGAGTACACCTGTAGTGGAGGCGTTTGCCAGCATCTGTGTGAAGACACGTACTGCGGGGGCCACGGCCAGTGCTACGTCCACGTCTTCGACAACAAAGTGTCCACCAAATGCCA GTGCACATCGCAGAACCCGTTCAACTACGAGGGCGTTGCTTGCGAGCGCGCCGTCATGAAGGAGCAGTACGTGGCGGCCATTGCCGTCAGCGTCTTTGGTgtcctgctgctggtgctggtcgtggtggtggtctGCCTGTGTCGACAGGTCAACCGCAAGTCCGTGCGATCACCTCGCGACGAGCTGAT TCCTCTGGACCAGACAGAGTCGTGGTCCTACAAAAGCCTTCCCACAAAGCACAACCCAGTGTACTCTAACCACGGCTACGAG ccTCACTACATGGCCTACAGAGAAATAGACCCTGCAGTGTACGACTTCCGTGCGTTGCCTAgagacaggtcacgtgacagttatGACGTCAGGCTGCGCGAGGCGGATTTGTCGTCATTTCCTCATCTCAGCAGTGAAAGAAAG TTTTCGATAAAGAGACCTCAGGTGTCTTCTGAGCCTGCCAATTCCGAGTGA